The following proteins are co-located in the Oenanthe melanoleuca isolate GR-GAL-2019-014 chromosome 4, OMel1.0, whole genome shotgun sequence genome:
- the EGR4 gene encoding early growth response protein 4, whose protein sequence is MLNVMDFSCPDPLYSKYEESCEMKTGDLQGLGQPEQQLLAEADFLGGELLGAPGSGGAVDFSLLGSQPSPSLSYTGSFFIKAVPEHPQDQESLFNLMSGILGISPFASAEGHQRHLDALYPCPEVAQGQLELYPPCQPELSGSSPAPFPEGYGAFSAAEGAQPLQAQPGSSQCFFQPKLPDSKQDIKLSSASPPLDKFKASCAQWEPLSQQHQAYLPAGFHSPEGFESGPGLFQPLGSKLESVLPVSCQPELGSLPEEPACFGTQLGFGCEPENFPARGDFGDAKIHSIPAPIMPDFDASLAQPEVLPGLLGSAELLHPHPSPSVAPTDFLGHPPSLLPAAPAALAEPKKKTRRSKCSSKCFCPKPHEKAFACPVENCVRSFARSDELNRHLRIHTGHKPFQCRICLRNFSRSDHLTTHIRTHTGEKPFSCDTCGRRFARSDEKKRHSKVHLKQKARSEEKLKGLGFFSVGLSFGTL, encoded by the exons ATGCTCAACGTTATGGATTTCTCCTGCCCGGACCCGCTTTACTCCAAGTACGAGGAGAGCTGCGAGATGAAAACGGGAGACCTgcagggcttggggcagccCGAGCAGCAACTTCTGGCAGAGGCCGATTTCCTTGGAG GTGAGCTGCTGGGCGCccccggcagcggcggggccgtggatttctccctgctgggcagccagcCCTCCCCTTCGCTCAGCTACACCGGCAGCTTCTTCATCAAGGCGGTACCGGAGCACCCGCAGGACCAGGAGTCCCTCTTCAACCTGATGTCGGGCATCCTGGGCATCTCGCCGTTCGCCTCCGCCGAGGGCCACCAGAGGCACCTGGACGCTCTTTACCCGTGCCCCGAGGtggcccagggccagctggaGCTGTACCCGCCGTGCCAGCCCGAGCTGAGCGGCTCCAGCCCGGCCCCGTTCCCCGAGGGCTACGGCGCCTTCTCCGCGGCCGAGGGCGCTCAGCCCCTGCAGGCGCAGCCCggcagctcccagtgcttcTTCCAGCCCAAGCTCCCGGACAGCAAGCAGGACATCAAGCTGTCCTCCGCCTCGCCGCCCCTGGACAAGTTCAAAGCCTCCTGCGCGCAGTGGGagcccctctcccagcagcaccaggcctACTTGCCCGCTGGCTTCCACTCGCCCGAAGGCTTCGAGAGCGGCCCGGGGCTGTTCCAGCCGCTGGGCTCCAAGCTGGAGAGCGTCCTGCCGGTCAGCTGCCAGCCGGAGCTCGGCAGCCTGCCAGAGGAGCCCGCCTGCTTCGGAACCCAGCTGGGCTTCGGCTGCGAGCCCGAAAACTTCCCGGCCCGCGGGGACTTCGGGGACGCCAAGATCCACAGCATCCCCGCCCCGATAATGCCGGACTTTGACGCCTCCCTGGCCCAGCCCGAGGTGCTGCCGggcctgctgggctctgccgAGCTCCTCCACCCCCACCCCTCTCCTTCTGTTGCCCCCACGGACTTTCTGGGCCACCCCCCGTCCCTGCTGcccgccgccccggccgcgCTGGCCGAGCCCAAGAAGAAGACGCGGCGGAGCAAATGCTCCTCCAAGTGCTTCTGCCCCAAGCCCCACGAGAAGGCGTTCGCCTGCCCGGTGGAGAACTGCGTCCGCAGCTTCGCCCGCTCCGACGAGCTCAACCGGCACCTGCGCATCCACACGGGCCACAAACCCTTCCAGTGCCGCATCTGCCTGCGCAACTTCAGCCGCAGCGACCACCTCACCACGCACATCCGCACCCACACGGGCGAGAAGCCCTTCTCCTGCGACACCTGCGGCCGCCGCTTCGCCCGCAGCGACGAGAAGAAGCGGCACAGCAAGGTGCACCTCAAGCAGAAGGCGCGCAGCGAGGAGAAGCTCAAGGGCCTGGGCTTCTTCTCGGTGGGGCTCTCCTTCGGGACGCTCTGA